In one Candidatus Eisenbacteria bacterium genomic region, the following are encoded:
- a CDS encoding PAS domain S-box protein, which translates to MLACARVNTRRGSLPLLFGRRPRRARPPQPVRTPTRPTQTQRAAYERLWRRAEEIRLLCGLPPLSGLEPGAPDGPDPLSLEALVELLLRDLEGNFRRELATRVQLKGLGELMAFAALGAEPGQSYRILVNYLARALDEPRLWLGVVDGNPPAFTLYVPGDPAIVDVRPERVHAQWLQPDWLEWVALGRGSSPLWVGPTGSRGGGPWHPIPIRGELAPDRFTDQLPPCPGTISTGALCALSGAPLEEMAGGHRACGRCEFRHVVGLLGVEGPDAPDRIAPLEAVVPSLGAILVSLGLKEALDFEARFRDEVIENLPLGVVAIDAREHVLAWNRAAAAIIGLSRDEVQAQPTAPALRGRSWHDALIRSLEQGTEEGREHQVSRPDGTSSPVEVSTAPLRDAEGTVRGAVATLVDVSSIKGMEERIRQLDRLAALGRFASSVAHEIRNPLTGIATGVQYLSRGFPEGDERNESVSFILREVVRLNTIIQDLFTASRPRDLKLGAVTLAEVAGRVLRGLKPAPEEAGVTIELEHADTWPTVTADADQLQQVLLNLIQNAVQATAAGGRVAIRARTEGNGHVIEVEDTGAGIAPEHLPRIFDPFYTTRPKGTGLGLFVAHAIVQRHRGSLEVQSRPGEGTRFQILLPMNPA; encoded by the coding sequence ATGCTAGCGTGCGCGCGGGTCAACACCCGCAGAGGGAGCCTCCCGCTTTTGTTCGGGCGACGCCCCCGCCGGGCCCGGCCCCCCCAGCCCGTGAGAACGCCCACACGCCCGACCCAGACCCAGCGCGCCGCGTACGAGCGCCTCTGGCGCCGCGCCGAGGAGATCCGTCTCCTCTGCGGGCTGCCCCCGCTCTCGGGACTTGAGCCCGGCGCTCCGGACGGCCCCGACCCGCTCTCCCTCGAGGCGTTGGTCGAGCTTCTCCTTCGCGACCTCGAAGGCAACTTCCGGCGCGAGCTCGCGACCCGCGTGCAGCTCAAGGGCCTCGGCGAGCTCATGGCCTTTGCGGCGCTCGGCGCCGAGCCGGGGCAGTCGTACCGAATCCTCGTCAACTACCTCGCGCGCGCGCTCGATGAGCCGCGCCTCTGGCTCGGCGTTGTCGACGGGAACCCGCCCGCGTTCACCCTCTACGTGCCGGGAGATCCTGCGATCGTCGACGTGCGTCCCGAGCGGGTCCACGCGCAATGGCTCCAGCCGGACTGGCTCGAATGGGTCGCGCTTGGGCGGGGAAGCTCCCCGCTCTGGGTCGGCCCGACCGGATCTCGGGGTGGGGGACCGTGGCATCCGATCCCGATCCGCGGGGAGCTCGCCCCCGACCGGTTCACGGATCAGCTTCCACCGTGCCCCGGGACGATCTCCACCGGCGCGCTCTGCGCGCTCTCGGGGGCGCCGCTCGAGGAGATGGCCGGGGGGCACAGGGCCTGCGGCCGTTGTGAATTTCGGCACGTCGTCGGTCTTCTCGGGGTTGAAGGCCCCGACGCTCCCGACCGGATCGCCCCGCTCGAGGCGGTCGTTCCGTCACTGGGAGCGATCCTGGTCAGCCTCGGTCTCAAGGAGGCCCTCGACTTCGAGGCGCGTTTCCGCGACGAGGTAATCGAGAACCTTCCGCTCGGCGTGGTCGCCATCGATGCCCGGGAGCACGTTCTGGCATGGAATCGGGCCGCGGCGGCGATCATCGGGCTCTCTCGCGATGAGGTCCAGGCCCAACCCACGGCGCCCGCGCTCCGGGGACGGTCGTGGCACGACGCCTTGATCCGAAGCCTCGAGCAGGGGACCGAGGAGGGGAGGGAGCACCAGGTCTCGCGACCCGACGGGACGTCGTCTCCGGTCGAGGTTTCCACGGCCCCGCTCCGCGACGCCGAGGGCACGGTCCGCGGCGCGGTCGCCACCCTGGTCGACGTGTCGAGCATCAAGGGCATGGAGGAGCGGATCCGCCAGCTCGACCGCCTCGCCGCGCTCGGCCGGTTCGCGTCGAGCGTGGCCCACGAGATCAGGAACCCGCTGACCGGCATCGCGACCGGAGTGCAGTACTTGAGCCGCGGGTTCCCGGAGGGCGACGAGCGGAACGAGAGCGTGTCCTTCATTCTGCGCGAGGTCGTACGGCTCAACACGATCATCCAAGATCTCTTCACCGCGAGCAGGCCCCGGGATCTGAAGCTCGGGGCGGTAACGCTCGCGGAGGTGGCGGGCAGGGTGCTCCGCGGCCTCAAGCCGGCTCCGGAGGAGGCGGGGGTCACGATCGAGCTCGAGCATGCCGATACATGGCCCACGGTCACGGCGGACGCCGATCAGCTCCAGCAGGTCCTGCTCAACTTGATCCAGAACGCCGTTCAAGCCACCGCCGCGGGCGGCCGGGTGGCGATCCGGGCGCGCACCGAAGGGAACGGCCACGTGATCGAGGTGGAAGATACGGGGGCGGGAATCGCGCCCGAGCACCTGCCGCGGATCTTCGATCCGTTCTACACGACGCGCCCCAAAGGAACAGGGCTCGGCCTCTTCGTCGCGCATGCTATCGTCCAGCGGCATCGCGGCTCGCTCGAGGTGCAAAGCCGGCCCGGCGAGGGAACGCGGTTCCAGATCTTGCTCCCCATGAACCCCGCCTGA
- a CDS encoding tetratricopeptide repeat protein: MSTHLVKHQKITKRQMKEDPLVTAAFKATDLWERHGSRILVAGGALALLGLLAFFMSQARAKAEEKASGDLFRASLAVNQGEYDTAVPMLREIVDNQPGTDAAREAMLYLGDSYMGQKKPTEAVSWYRKFIDKAGRDRAKARLGYYALGTALEDAGEFGPAANAYADAGRRSQTDNERGRAMLAQARSLLRAGQTAKASDVYHAILNLPSVEQQILDSANVHLGELSATQQTP; encoded by the coding sequence ATGTCCACCCATCTCGTGAAGCACCAAAAGATCACGAAGCGGCAGATGAAGGAAGACCCGCTTGTTACCGCGGCGTTCAAGGCGACCGATCTGTGGGAGCGCCACGGGAGCCGCATCCTCGTCGCGGGGGGCGCACTGGCCCTCCTCGGGCTGCTCGCGTTCTTCATGAGCCAGGCCCGGGCCAAGGCCGAGGAGAAGGCATCGGGCGATCTCTTCCGCGCGTCGCTGGCGGTGAATCAGGGCGAGTACGACACGGCCGTGCCGATGCTTCGCGAGATCGTCGACAACCAGCCGGGCACCGATGCGGCCCGAGAAGCCATGCTCTACCTGGGCGACTCGTACATGGGGCAGAAGAAGCCCACGGAAGCCGTGTCGTGGTATCGGAAGTTCATCGACAAGGCCGGCAGGGATCGCGCCAAGGCGCGGCTCGGCTACTACGCCCTCGGAACCGCCCTCGAGGACGCCGGCGAGTTCGGACCCGCGGCGAACGCATACGCCGATGCGGGCCGTCGCTCCCAGACGGACAACGAGCGGGGACGCGCGATGCTCGCGCAAGCGCGCAGCCTTCTCCGCGCGGGCCAGACGGCCAAGGCCTCGGACGTGTACCACGCCATCTTGAATCTGCCGAGCGTCGAGCAGCAGATCTTGGACTCGGCGAACGTCCACTTGGGCGAGCTCTCCGCGACACAACAAACTCCGTAG
- a CDS encoding ATP-dependent helicase — MTRDGGRVRSMGFRVGDRVIHRAFGEGLIVEVRERDGFEVLEIAFADGIRRLTSLYPLEPARGVGRATSAPAVSAASASPAFRLGTEFPNRGKFRIAAGAEELFQRLVAGPYDPARDHEIRLRVERYTLHRGFDRLLCIDRLRDVQKYEHQIQAAITVLRRMRGRALLADEVGLGKTIEAGLILKEYLLRGLVQRALILVPASLVEQWDQELRRKFDLEFAVLKHGTAWWEEPLLLASMDTAKLLRHRDKVAAASFDLVIVDEAHRLKNQKTLAWKFLDRLAPRYLLLLTATPVQNDLHELYNLVQLLRPGLLGTYRAFGREFMRRGDRRMPQNTGRLATLLGETMIRTTRRSTSIRFPKREVTNVLFDLTEAERGIYDDVSRLVRRLVQGNKDSRRGAIKLTLLTLQKEIGSSTFAAVPTLGKLLVRELPGPARTELEELLRRARAIDSNSKYEGIARFVETSREKVVIFTQFRATLEFLARSLRAAGVRTSVFHGALSLREKEEAIAQFRDRSRILVSTEAGGEGRNLQFCHFLVNYDLPWNPMRIEQRIGRLHRLGQTHDVHVFNFSARNTVEAYVLEIVHEKINLFRSVIGDLDMVLGPYAEAGSFDDAVFNVWANARGERDMEREFGKLGAALSVGRKRYDAVEELDRRLLDGLDDGDS, encoded by the coding sequence TTGACGCGCGACGGCGGCCGCGTCCGATCGATGGGCTTCCGGGTGGGGGATCGGGTGATCCACCGGGCCTTCGGCGAGGGGCTCATCGTGGAAGTGCGGGAGCGGGACGGCTTCGAGGTGCTCGAGATCGCTTTCGCCGACGGAATCCGGAGACTCACGTCGCTCTACCCGCTCGAGCCGGCACGCGGGGTCGGGCGCGCCACCTCGGCTCCGGCGGTATCGGCCGCTTCCGCGTCGCCGGCGTTTCGCCTCGGCACGGAGTTTCCGAACCGCGGGAAATTCCGGATCGCGGCGGGAGCCGAGGAGCTGTTCCAGCGATTGGTCGCGGGCCCGTACGACCCGGCGCGGGATCACGAGATTCGTCTCCGGGTCGAGCGGTACACGCTCCACAGGGGATTCGACCGGCTCCTCTGCATCGACCGTCTCCGGGACGTCCAGAAGTACGAGCATCAGATCCAGGCAGCGATCACGGTCCTGCGCCGGATGCGCGGGCGCGCGCTTCTCGCCGACGAGGTCGGACTGGGGAAGACGATCGAGGCAGGGTTGATCCTCAAGGAGTACCTGCTCCGCGGGCTCGTCCAGCGCGCGCTCATCCTGGTGCCGGCATCGCTGGTCGAGCAGTGGGACCAGGAGCTCCGGCGGAAGTTCGATCTGGAGTTCGCGGTGCTGAAGCACGGGACCGCCTGGTGGGAGGAGCCGCTCCTGCTGGCCTCGATGGACACGGCCAAGCTCCTGCGCCATCGCGACAAGGTGGCGGCGGCCTCGTTCGACCTCGTCATCGTGGACGAAGCGCACCGGCTGAAGAACCAGAAGACCCTCGCCTGGAAATTCCTGGACCGGCTCGCGCCGCGCTATCTCCTGCTCCTGACGGCGACGCCGGTGCAGAACGATCTCCACGAGCTCTACAACCTGGTCCAGCTCCTCCGCCCGGGGCTTCTCGGCACCTACAGGGCGTTCGGACGCGAGTTCATGCGCCGCGGCGACCGGCGGATGCCACAGAACACCGGCCGTCTCGCCACGCTCCTGGGGGAGACGATGATCCGGACGACGCGGAGGAGCACGTCGATCCGCTTCCCGAAGCGGGAGGTGACGAACGTCCTCTTCGACTTGACCGAGGCCGAGCGCGGGATCTACGACGACGTGTCGCGCCTGGTCCGGCGCCTGGTTCAAGGGAACAAGGATTCCCGCCGCGGCGCCATCAAGCTGACGCTCCTCACGCTCCAAAAGGAGATCGGCTCGAGCACCTTCGCCGCCGTGCCGACGCTGGGAAAGCTTCTCGTCCGCGAGCTGCCGGGCCCCGCCAGGACGGAGCTGGAGGAGCTCCTGCGCCGGGCCCGCGCCATCGACTCCAACTCGAAGTACGAGGGAATCGCCCGCTTCGTGGAGACGTCCCGGGAGAAGGTCGTCATTTTCACGCAATTCCGCGCGACGCTGGAGTTCCTCGCGCGCTCCCTCCGGGCGGCGGGGGTGCGGACGAGCGTCTTCCACGGCGCCCTCAGCCTCCGCGAGAAGGAGGAAGCGATCGCGCAGTTCCGCGACCGCTCGCGGATCCTCGTGAGCACCGAGGCCGGCGGGGAAGGGCGAAACCTCCAGTTCTGCCACTTCCTGGTCAACTACGACCTCCCGTGGAACCCGATGCGGATCGAGCAGCGGATCGGCCGGCTGCATCGGCTCGGACAGACGCACGACGTGCACGTCTTCAATTTCTCGGCTCGAAACACGGTCGAGGCCTATGTATTGGAAATTGTTCACGAGAAGATCAACCTGTTCCGCTCCGTGATCGGCGATCTGGACATGGTGCTGGGGCCGTACGCCGAGGCGGGGTCGTTCGATGACGCGGTCTTCAACGTCTGGGCGAACGCTCGGGGCGAGCGCGACATGGAGCGGGAGTTCGGGAAGCTCGGCGCCGCGCTCTCGGTCGGCCGGAAGCGATACGACGCTGTGGAGGAGCTGGACCGGCGGCTCCTCGACGGGTTGGACGATGGCGATTCGTAA
- a CDS encoding sigma-54-dependent Fis family transcriptional regulator: MAKASILLIDDDETIRYFLPRDLEAEGFQVTTAETGQAAIRALEREPAELVLLDIRLPDMTGIELLQRIREQWPDSIVVMLTGEPDHETAVQAMRLGARDYLTKGKPIRDELLLVLERELSSQQLGREVRHHRKERIEKFSKDFVRGESAAMKKVYDIVDQVAGSDSTSVLIEGESGTGKELIAHWIHDLSARRDRPMLEVNCAAIPRELLESELFGHEKGAFTDARQQKQGLLELANGGTLFLDEVGEMSLTIQVKLLRVLERMTFKRVGGTKDITVTVRVISATNQDLATMVREQRFREDLYYRLKVVPIRVPALRERREDILPLANHFLSQFNRAFNKSFQSIDPEADRILIAYPWPGNIRELRNLFERIVLLNQGDRILAQHLNAAIAVPTARPGSRLESLREVIESGRFPEEGIDLESALGEVERQAIERAFHWTQGNQSRTAALLQMKRDKLRYRMKLYGFNDATTSDLG, translated from the coding sequence ATGGCCAAGGCTTCCATCCTGCTGATCGATGACGACGAGACGATCCGGTATTTCCTGCCGCGCGATCTGGAAGCAGAGGGGTTCCAGGTCACGACGGCCGAGACCGGCCAGGCCGCCATTCGAGCGCTCGAGCGCGAGCCCGCGGAGCTGGTCCTCCTCGACATCCGGCTCCCCGACATGACCGGGATCGAGCTGCTCCAGCGAATCCGGGAGCAGTGGCCCGACTCGATCGTGGTCATGCTCACCGGAGAGCCCGACCACGAGACGGCCGTCCAGGCGATGCGATTGGGAGCCCGCGATTACCTCACCAAGGGGAAGCCCATCCGGGACGAGCTACTCCTCGTCCTCGAGCGCGAGCTCTCCTCCCAGCAGCTCGGGCGGGAGGTGCGCCACCACCGCAAGGAGCGGATCGAGAAGTTCTCCAAGGATTTCGTCCGCGGCGAGAGCGCGGCGATGAAGAAGGTCTACGACATCGTCGACCAGGTGGCGGGCAGCGATTCGACGAGCGTTCTGATCGAGGGCGAGAGCGGCACGGGGAAGGAGCTGATCGCGCACTGGATCCACGATCTCTCCGCGCGGCGGGACCGGCCCATGCTCGAGGTGAACTGCGCCGCGATCCCCCGCGAGCTCCTCGAATCGGAGCTCTTCGGGCACGAGAAGGGCGCGTTCACCGATGCGCGCCAGCAGAAGCAGGGCCTGCTCGAGCTCGCGAACGGCGGCACGCTCTTCCTCGACGAAGTGGGCGAGATGAGCCTCACGATCCAGGTGAAGCTGCTTCGCGTCCTCGAGCGGATGACCTTCAAGCGCGTCGGCGGAACGAAGGACATCACCGTGACCGTTCGCGTCATCTCGGCGACGAACCAGGATCTGGCCACGATGGTTCGAGAGCAGCGCTTCCGCGAAGATCTCTACTACCGGCTCAAGGTCGTGCCGATCCGCGTGCCCGCGCTTCGGGAGCGCCGCGAGGACATCCTCCCGCTCGCGAACCATTTTCTGAGCCAGTTCAATCGTGCCTTCAACAAGAGCTTTCAATCGATCGATCCCGAAGCCGACCGGATCCTCATCGCCTATCCGTGGCCGGGGAACATCCGCGAGCTTCGCAATCTCTTCGAGCGGATCGTCCTCCTGAACCAGGGGGATCGAATCCTCGCCCAGCACCTGAACGCGGCGATCGCCGTGCCGACGGCCCGACCCGGCTCCCGTCTGGAGAGTCTCCGCGAGGTGATTGAGTCGGGGCGTTTCCCAGAAGAGGGGATCGATCTCGAGAGCGCCTTGGGCGAGGTCGAGCGTCAGGCCATCGAGCGCGCGTTTCACTGGACGCAGGGAAATCAGAGCCGGACGGCGGCGCTCCTCCAGATGAAGCGCGACAAGCTTCGCTACCGGATGAAGCTCTACGGTTTCAACGATGCCACGACGAGCGACCTCGGCTAG
- a CDS encoding porin family protein, translating into MMVEGALVVARLRAGALLLGALAVLIPCAAHAEAGGSPGPRRDWLALESDAYQPAPVTPERKPLLRRQRPNTISLGIQGSYGVVRGTSRLSDGFNSGPGYAFRFRYMITPSFALGFSFENQRFNDRGGRPSTTPGASDSVVVMTTVSAEGVFYIHRQREAHPYFIAGFGHASPDIVDKSLGSARANEGLYLVAGAGMESFVRPRFSVDFTLRGYAMVSNVEFTSFAQICVGIHLYPGD; encoded by the coding sequence ATGATGGTGGAAGGGGCTCTCGTCGTAGCGCGCTTGCGCGCCGGCGCGCTGCTGCTTGGCGCGCTGGCCGTGCTGATTCCGTGCGCTGCGCATGCGGAAGCGGGCGGCTCTCCAGGCCCTCGCCGCGACTGGCTCGCCCTCGAGTCGGACGCCTACCAGCCGGCCCCGGTCACGCCGGAGCGAAAACCGCTCCTGCGCCGGCAACGACCGAACACGATCAGCCTCGGAATCCAGGGGTCCTACGGAGTGGTCCGCGGGACGTCGCGCCTCTCGGACGGCTTCAACAGCGGGCCGGGATACGCGTTTCGCTTCCGGTACATGATCACGCCGTCGTTCGCGCTTGGGTTCTCTTTTGAAAACCAGAGGTTCAATGACCGGGGTGGTCGTCCGTCCACGACGCCCGGAGCGAGCGACAGCGTCGTCGTCATGACCACGGTATCCGCGGAGGGAGTCTTCTACATCCACCGGCAGCGGGAGGCCCACCCGTACTTTATCGCGGGGTTCGGCCATGCGAGTCCCGATATCGTCGACAAATCGCTGGGGAGCGCCCGCGCGAACGAGGGGCTCTACCTGGTCGCCGGCGCCGGCATGGAGAGCTTCGTGCGTCCGCGATTCTCCGTCGACTTCACGCTCCGCGGCTACGCGATGGTCAGCAACGTCGAGTTCACATCCTTCGCGCAGATCTGCGTGGGGATCCACCTGTACCCCGGGGACTGA
- a CDS encoding leucine--tRNA ligase: MPAMSDAREKTPASSPTPVEEHDRTAYPFRDMERRARARWRDEGLFEIRDPMSAKRPFYSLNMFPYPSGDLHVGHGRNYILGDVVVRLKTMQGYDVLSPMGWDAFGLPAENAAIANNIPPAIWTKRNIARMKEQLISWGLVYDWNREIASYLPDYYRWTQWIFLQLYKRGLAYRAKSSVNWCPTDRTVLANEQVVDGRCERCGSQVETRELEQWFFKITAYAEALLRDLEGLTHWPEKVRVMQANWIGRSEGASIRFEVSGSKEPIEVFTTRPDTLYGATFVVLAAEHPLVKKLHDGGQLPGEAAAFVERLRRQRVENRFAVETEKEGFATGLAAVHPLTGKPVPVWVANYVLMGYGTGAIMAVPAHDQRDFEFARRYDLPIVEVIRPETGGGFDGKSAYEGEGNLVNSGPHDGVSSEEGKRAVIRALVEKKVGAANVNYRLRDWLISRQRYWGPPIPVVYCAKCGVQPVPESELPVLLPDQVEFKPTGESPLLSNEKFLAAKCPKCGGPARRETDTMDTFVDSSWYFLRFLNPKMEDGPFSSDAVNRWLPVNQYIGGVEHAILHLLYSRFIVKVLRDIGMVSFAEPFERLFTQGMITKAGHKMSKSKGNVVAPDALIERYGADTVRLYTLFIGPPEKDAEWNDRGVEGAYRFLTRYWKMVDQFLGATEDKAAARRPATARVAGVWATAGPARDLRRRVHEVATQVLDDMDRLHLNTAVSGLMQLVNAVQDYHATGGDMLAPEVAEAVDLGTRLLGPLAPHTAEGAWERLGHAESIFKAPWPATSQEALARDLERLAVQVNGKVRSEVEVPVGAPTEAIQKTALEDAKVRKFTEGKVVAQVIHVPGRLVNIVVK, from the coding sequence ATGCCGGCCATGTCTGACGCGCGCGAGAAGACCCCGGCCTCGTCGCCTACCCCCGTCGAAGAGCACGACCGAACCGCGTACCCGTTCCGCGATATGGAGCGGCGCGCGCGCGCGCGCTGGCGCGACGAGGGCCTGTTCGAGATTCGCGACCCGATGTCGGCGAAGCGGCCCTTCTACAGCCTCAACATGTTCCCGTATCCCTCCGGAGATCTCCACGTCGGCCACGGGAGAAACTACATCCTGGGCGACGTCGTCGTGCGGCTGAAAACCATGCAGGGATACGACGTTCTCTCGCCGATGGGGTGGGACGCGTTCGGGCTGCCGGCCGAGAATGCGGCGATCGCCAATAACATCCCCCCCGCGATCTGGACCAAGCGAAACATCGCCCGCATGAAGGAGCAGCTGATCTCGTGGGGCCTGGTGTACGACTGGAACCGCGAGATCGCGTCCTACCTGCCCGATTACTACCGCTGGACGCAGTGGATCTTCCTCCAGCTCTACAAGCGCGGGCTCGCATATCGGGCGAAGAGCTCCGTGAATTGGTGTCCCACCGATCGGACCGTCCTGGCCAACGAGCAGGTGGTCGACGGGCGGTGCGAGCGGTGCGGCTCACAGGTCGAGACGCGCGAGCTGGAGCAATGGTTCTTCAAGATCACGGCCTACGCCGAGGCGCTGCTCCGGGATCTGGAAGGGCTGACGCACTGGCCCGAGAAGGTCCGCGTGATGCAGGCGAACTGGATCGGCCGGAGCGAGGGCGCCTCGATTCGCTTCGAGGTGAGCGGCTCGAAGGAGCCGATCGAGGTCTTCACCACGCGGCCCGACACGCTCTACGGGGCGACGTTCGTAGTGCTCGCCGCGGAGCACCCGCTCGTCAAGAAGCTCCACGACGGGGGCCAGCTGCCCGGTGAGGCTGCCGCGTTCGTCGAGCGCCTGCGCCGCCAGCGGGTCGAGAACCGATTCGCCGTGGAGACGGAGAAGGAAGGCTTCGCGACGGGACTCGCGGCCGTCCACCCTCTCACAGGGAAGCCGGTCCCTGTCTGGGTCGCGAACTACGTCCTGATGGGCTACGGCACCGGCGCGATCATGGCCGTCCCCGCGCACGATCAACGCGACTTCGAGTTCGCGCGCAGGTACGACCTACCGATCGTGGAGGTAATCCGGCCCGAGACCGGCGGCGGTTTCGACGGGAAGAGCGCGTACGAAGGGGAAGGCAACCTCGTGAACTCGGGCCCCCACGATGGGGTGTCGAGCGAGGAGGGGAAGCGCGCGGTGATCCGGGCCCTGGTTGAGAAGAAGGTCGGGGCGGCCAACGTGAACTACCGGCTCCGCGATTGGCTGATCTCCCGGCAGCGGTACTGGGGACCCCCGATCCCGGTGGTGTACTGCGCGAAGTGCGGCGTACAACCGGTTCCTGAGTCCGAGCTTCCGGTACTCCTGCCCGACCAGGTGGAGTTCAAGCCGACAGGGGAGTCGCCCCTGCTTTCGAACGAGAAGTTCCTGGCGGCGAAGTGCCCGAAATGCGGCGGTCCGGCCCGGCGCGAGACCGACACCATGGACACGTTCGTCGACTCGAGCTGGTACTTCCTGCGATTTCTGAATCCAAAGATGGAAGATGGTCCGTTTTCATCGGATGCAGTGAATCGGTGGCTCCCGGTCAACCAGTACATCGGGGGAGTCGAGCACGCCATCCTCCACCTGCTCTACTCGCGGTTCATCGTGAAGGTCCTCCGGGACATCGGGATGGTCTCCTTCGCCGAGCCGTTCGAGCGCCTCTTCACGCAGGGGATGATCACCAAGGCCGGGCACAAGATGTCGAAGTCCAAGGGAAACGTGGTCGCCCCGGACGCCCTGATCGAGCGGTATGGGGCCGACACGGTGCGGCTTTACACGCTCTTCATCGGCCCACCCGAGAAGGACGCCGAGTGGAACGACCGAGGCGTCGAGGGGGCGTACCGCTTCCTTACGCGGTACTGGAAGATGGTCGACCAATTCCTGGGGGCCACCGAGGATAAGGCCGCCGCAAGACGTCCCGCGACCGCCCGGGTCGCCGGGGTCTGGGCCACCGCCGGTCCCGCCCGCGACCTACGCCGCCGGGTCCATGAGGTGGCGACCCAGGTTCTGGACGACATGGACCGGCTTCACCTCAACACGGCGGTCAGCGGCCTCATGCAGCTAGTGAACGCGGTCCAGGACTACCATGCCACCGGGGGTGACATGCTGGCCCCCGAGGTCGCGGAGGCCGTGGATCTGGGGACCAGGCTCCTGGGCCCACTAGCCCCACATACGGCGGAGGGCGCCTGGGAGCGCCTAGGACACGCCGAGTCGATCTTCAAGGCACCATGGCCAGCGACCTCCCAGGAGGCCCTGGCGCGCGATCTGGAGCGCCTGGCGGTGCAGGTCAACGGGAAGGTCCGGTCCGAGGTCGAAGTCCCCGTAGGGGCTCCCACGGAGGCCATCCAGAAGACCGCCCTAGAGGACGCCAAGGTAAGGAAGTTCACCGAAGGCAAGGTAGTGGCTCAGGTGATCCACGTCCCAGGCCGCCTCGTGAACATCGTGGTGAAGTAG
- a CDS encoding MBL fold metallo-hydrolase codes for MRVTFWGAARTVTGSKHLLTGRSGSVLLDCGLFQGRRAESEARNRALPFAAPAVDAVVLSHVHIDHSGALPLLCKSGFEGPIHATRTTADLCGVMLADAAHIQIKDAEWLNRRRRGNRGQLVEPLYDLDDVARVLTRFVSHDYEQPFEPVPGLGVTFHDAGHIAGSASVSLRWRENGSDGSLVFTGDMGRPGRPILRDPVPLPKADYLITEGTYGGKRHPGEAELRSSLEAVVREALDRAGRIVIPAFALGRTQDVVYALDQLFRAKRLPEIPIYVDSPLAADVQSIVRMHPEVFDDETAAAIRRGDDPLGLRRVTLVRDAADSMKLNDKKGTFITVSASGMCEGGRILHHLKHTIEEPRNTVVIIGYQADGTLGRRLVEGAPEVRIFGELHPVRAKVVVLNGFSAHADHDNLVAQAASCGAAKGIAIVHADLERAEALRDGLPRKDLARIPHEGETWELH; via the coding sequence ATGCGGGTGACCTTCTGGGGAGCCGCGCGCACCGTGACCGGCTCCAAGCACCTCCTGACGGGACGGTCGGGGAGCGTGCTCCTGGATTGTGGCCTCTTCCAGGGCAGGAGGGCGGAGTCGGAGGCCCGGAACCGCGCGCTTCCGTTCGCCGCCCCCGCGGTCGATGCCGTGGTCCTCTCCCACGTGCACATCGACCACTCCGGCGCCTTGCCGCTCCTCTGCAAGAGCGGGTTCGAGGGGCCGATCCACGCGACGCGGACGACGGCCGATCTCTGCGGGGTCATGCTCGCCGACGCGGCCCACATTCAGATCAAGGACGCCGAATGGCTGAACCGCCGCCGCCGCGGGAATCGCGGCCAGCTCGTGGAGCCGCTCTACGACCTGGATGACGTGGCGCGGGTCCTGACCCGGTTCGTTTCCCACGACTACGAGCAGCCGTTCGAGCCGGTCCCGGGCCTGGGCGTGACGTTCCACGACGCGGGACACATCGCGGGCTCTGCCTCGGTCTCACTCCGGTGGCGCGAGAACGGCTCGGACGGCTCTCTCGTCTTCACGGGCGACATGGGCCGTCCGGGACGGCCGATCCTCCGGGATCCGGTGCCGCTCCCCAAGGCCGACTACCTCATCACGGAGGGGACCTACGGAGGGAAGCGGCATCCCGGAGAAGCGGAGCTCCGATCCTCGCTGGAGGCGGTCGTGCGGGAAGCGCTCGATCGGGCCGGGAGAATCGTGATCCCCGCCTTCGCGCTCGGCCGCACGCAGGATGTGGTCTACGCGCTGGATCAGCTCTTCCGCGCCAAGCGGCTCCCGGAGATCCCGATCTACGTCGACAGTCCCCTCGCCGCGGACGTGCAGTCGATCGTGCGCATGCACCCCGAGGTCTTCGACGACGAGACCGCCGCGGCGATTCGCCGGGGAGACGATCCGCTCGGCCTCAGGCGCGTGACGCTGGTCCGCGATGCCGCCGATTCAATGAAGCTCAACGACAAGAAGGGGACCTTCATCACGGTCTCGGCCTCCGGTATGTGCGAAGGCGGTCGGATCCTGCATCACCTGAAGCATACGATCGAAGAGCCACGGAACACGGTCGTTATCATCGGCTACCAGGCGGACGGGACGCTGGGACGGCGGCTGGTCGAAGGAGCGCCCGAGGTGCGCATCTTCGGCGAGCTCCACCCGGTGCGCGCGAAGGTGGTCGTCCTGAACGGGTTCAGCGCCCACGCCGACCACGACAATTTGGTCGCGCAGGCGGCCTCGTGCGGGGCGGCGAAGGGAATCGCGATCGTGCACGCCGACCTGGAGCGCGCGGAAGCGCTCCGCGACGGGCTCCCCCGCAAGGACCTCGCCCGGATTCCGCACGAGGGCGAGACGTGGGAGCTCCATTGA